One Mailhella massiliensis DNA segment encodes these proteins:
- a CDS encoding FeoA family protein: MSQMNLRRLAPGQKANIVRINAYGELGRRIRDMGLVPGMSVQVVGKAPLRDPVALRIEGSTIALRNSEADFVDVEVQ; this comes from the coding sequence ATGTCTCAGATGAATCTTCGCCGCCTTGCCCCCGGTCAGAAGGCGAACATCGTCAGAATAAACGCCTACGGCGAACTCGGCCGCCGCATCCGCGATATGGGCCTTGTGCCCGGCATGTCCGTACAGGTTGTCGGCAAGGCCCCGCTGCGCGACCCCGTAGCCCTGCGTATCGAAGGTTCCACCATCGCCCTGCGCAACAGTGAAGCCGACTTTGTCGATGTGGAGGTTCAATGA
- a CDS encoding MucR family transcriptional regulator, with protein MMDEYMEKALDIVKAQAAVRPMTEEEILAQIRRLSSLLRGMKQKEETPPVPKKTRRSIREQSILCLECGRRFRMLTIRHLATHGLTPDEYRKKWGLEEDTPLLCRALQKTRRSHMHSMRLWERRSTTGKRSPQNPQRTAGE; from the coding sequence ATGATGGACGAATACATGGAAAAAGCGCTGGATATTGTGAAGGCTCAGGCCGCGGTGCGCCCCATGACGGAAGAAGAAATCCTCGCTCAGATCCGCCGCCTGAGTTCCCTGCTGCGGGGTATGAAACAGAAAGAGGAAACACCGCCCGTTCCGAAAAAAACGCGGCGTTCCATACGCGAACAGAGCATTCTCTGCCTGGAATGCGGCAGACGCTTCCGTATGCTCACCATCCGACACCTGGCAACACACGGACTGACCCCGGACGAATACCGGAAAAAATGGGGACTGGAAGAGGATACGCCTCTTCTCTGCCGCGCGCTGCAGAAAACGCGGCGCAGCCACATGCACTCCATGCGACTGTGGGAACGGCGCAGCACGACGGGGAAAAGAAGCCCGCAGAACCCGCAGCGTACCGCAGGGGAATAG
- the feoB gene encoding ferrous iron transport protein B: MSCPMCEKRGAAGARSFTEEEKKNGIRIALAGNPNCGKTTVFNAYTGAHQHVGNYPGVTVEKKEGWVRCGEHKVLLTDLPGTYSLTPYSMEERVVREVLAPENEAERPRAVINVIDSATLERGLFLAVQIRELGQSVVLACNMMDEARKAGMSIDLERLSSRFGVRAVPTVARSGEGLDKAMELALEEAQKSCEPLCISYGPDVDAALLKMVSIIKNKDILTGRYPARWTALKILENDDIIRAQVKAVDSVAALELDAVRDTLAAHLSSTAETTPDAIISDYRYGFINSVLKDGVIRKDNTKDRLALTDKLDKVLTNTIFGPLIMLGVVYFMFWTTFIVGAYPQGWVEDFFGMLGELATGILPEGLVQSLIVDGIIGGVGGVLSFVPLILIMFLIVSFLEDSGYMARMAYMLDRVMRAFGLHGASVMPFIIAGGIAGGCAIPGVMATRTMRSEKERMATMMTLPLMTCGAKIPVFLMLTAAFFADNQAGIMFAITLCGWAVALLVSLLLRKTVFRGASTPFVMELPPYRLPTLRSILTHTWERGWMYIKKAGTVILAISVILWAALTFPALNEEKAAPFEAKIAAFETEISGLEEQLAALQKSLSGADEGTKKALEQSAAELSARMSALEEEKAGVENALASEEVKNTFGGRIGQFVEPVFRPLGFDWRTDVALISGVAAKEAILSTMGTAYSIGETDPDEPDSLSARLAADPGWSKTVALALMLFVLIYSPCFVTLVVLKNEAGGWRWLFFSMAFNTAVAYVVAYAGTLAGRMIWG, translated from the coding sequence ATGAGCTGCCCCATGTGTGAAAAGCGCGGCGCCGCAGGCGCGCGCTCCTTTACCGAGGAAGAAAAGAAGAACGGCATCCGCATAGCCCTTGCCGGCAACCCCAACTGCGGCAAGACCACGGTCTTCAACGCCTACACGGGCGCGCATCAGCATGTGGGCAACTACCCCGGCGTCACCGTGGAAAAGAAGGAAGGCTGGGTGCGTTGCGGCGAACACAAGGTGCTGCTCACCGACCTGCCCGGCACCTACTCGCTCACGCCCTATTCCATGGAAGAACGCGTGGTGCGCGAGGTTCTCGCCCCGGAAAACGAGGCCGAAAGGCCCCGCGCCGTCATCAACGTCATTGATTCCGCCACGCTGGAGCGCGGGCTCTTCCTTGCCGTGCAGATCCGCGAACTCGGGCAGAGCGTGGTGCTGGCCTGCAACATGATGGATGAAGCGCGCAAGGCGGGCATGAGCATAGACCTCGAACGCCTCTCCTCCCGCTTCGGCGTGCGTGCCGTGCCCACCGTGGCCCGTTCCGGCGAAGGGCTGGACAAGGCCATGGAACTGGCTCTGGAAGAAGCGCAGAAAAGCTGCGAGCCGCTCTGCATCAGCTACGGGCCGGATGTGGACGCCGCTCTTTTGAAAATGGTTTCCATTATCAAAAATAAAGACATACTCACCGGCCGCTACCCCGCGCGCTGGACGGCGCTCAAGATTCTGGAAAACGACGACATCATCCGCGCCCAGGTGAAGGCCGTGGATTCCGTGGCCGCGCTCGAACTCGACGCCGTGCGCGACACGCTCGCCGCGCACCTTTCCTCCACGGCGGAAACCACGCCCGACGCCATCATTTCCGACTACCGCTACGGCTTCATCAACAGCGTGCTCAAGGACGGCGTGATCCGCAAGGACAACACGAAAGACCGCCTCGCCCTTACCGACAAGCTCGACAAGGTGCTCACCAACACCATATTCGGCCCGCTCATCATGCTCGGCGTGGTGTACTTCATGTTCTGGACCACCTTCATCGTGGGCGCATACCCGCAGGGCTGGGTGGAAGACTTCTTCGGCATGCTCGGCGAGCTTGCGACCGGCATTCTGCCCGAAGGCCTCGTGCAGTCGCTCATCGTGGACGGCATCATCGGCGGCGTGGGCGGCGTGCTCAGCTTCGTGCCGCTCATTCTCATCATGTTCCTCATCGTCTCCTTCCTGGAAGACAGCGGCTACATGGCCCGCATGGCCTACATGCTCGACCGCGTCATGCGCGCCTTCGGCCTGCACGGCGCCTCGGTGATGCCCTTCATCATTGCGGGCGGCATTGCCGGCGGCTGCGCCATTCCCGGCGTGATGGCCACGCGCACCATGCGAAGCGAAAAGGAACGCATGGCCACCATGATGACCCTGCCTCTCATGACCTGCGGCGCGAAGATTCCGGTGTTTCTCATGCTCACCGCGGCCTTCTTTGCCGACAATCAGGCAGGCATCATGTTCGCCATCACCCTGTGCGGCTGGGCCGTGGCTCTTCTGGTTTCCCTGCTGCTCAGAAAAACCGTGTTCCGCGGCGCCTCCACGCCCTTCGTCATGGAACTGCCGCCCTACCGCCTGCCCACGCTCAGGAGCATTCTCACCCACACCTGGGAACGCGGCTGGATGTACATCAAGAAGGCGGGCACCGTGATTCTGGCCATCTCCGTCATTCTCTGGGCCGCGCTCACCTTCCCGGCCCTGAACGAAGAGAAGGCCGCCCCCTTCGAGGCGAAGATCGCCGCTTTTGAAACGGAAATTTCCGGTCTGGAAGAACAGCTTGCCGCCCTTCAGAAGAGCCTTTCCGGCGCGGACGAAGGGACGAAAAAAGCCCTGGAACAGAGCGCTGCCGAGCTTTCCGCCCGCATGAGCGCCCTGGAAGAGGAAAAGGCAGGCGTGGAAAACGCCCTTGCCTCGGAAGAGGTGAAGAACACCTTCGGCGGCCGCATCGGCCAGTTCGTGGAACCCGTGTTCCGTCCCCTCGGCTTCGACTGGCGCACCGACGTGGCCCTCATTTCCGGCGTGGCCGCCAAGGAAGCCATACTCTCCACCATGGGCACGGCCTACTCCATAGGCGAAACCGATCCCGACGAACCCGATTCCCTTTCCGCAAGGCTCGCCGCCGATCCCGGCTGGTCCAAGACCGTGGCGCTGGCTCTCATGCTCTTCGTCCTCATCTACTCGCCCTGCTTCGTCACCCTCGTGGTGCTCAAGAACGAAGCCGGCGGCTGGAGATGGCTCTTCTTCAGCATGGCCTTCAACACCGCCGTGGCCTATGTGGTAGCCTACGCAGGCACCCTTGCGGGCAGGATGATCTGGGGCTGA
- a CDS encoding MFS transporter yields the protein MRRITQLFPALAHRAFFCFIIGQTISMLGQWMQRLAMSWLVFRLTGSAFLLGIVEFVSLAPILVLGLMAGAWLERHDLRKALAATQVLCMLEAALLTFVTFADMASYPLLVALSLGLGIIGAFDMTARQSSVSLMVTDPAAIKSAVALNSMAFNISKLVGPSIAGLAIYAWGEGICFLISALTYLPIIYMLIFQVRLRERQARPGGKGMLKDILEGIRHVQEEFFLRHIFRLLAAFCFFGLCYSVLFPMFSTGILGGGSQTLGWLFGTVGAGAFLGGVVVSVFIVLRRIPALIARTSAITAVSLIVFSFSENLWLSLAAAFFLGFGITTTNISVNTLCQTTTTDDCRSRVMSLYVMCTAGLGPVGGLFFGALADFIGAPHTMLFCALALCVFIAVFMHRLRPIHHSLVQALLHR from the coding sequence ATGCGCCGTATCACTCAGCTTTTCCCTGCGCTTGCGCACAGGGCGTTCTTCTGCTTCATCATAGGTCAGACCATATCCATGCTGGGCCAGTGGATGCAGCGCCTTGCCATGAGCTGGCTCGTCTTCCGCCTCACCGGTTCCGCCTTTCTGCTGGGCATTGTGGAATTCGTGAGCCTTGCGCCCATTCTCGTGCTCGGGCTCATGGCCGGGGCGTGGCTCGAACGGCACGACCTCAGAAAAGCCCTGGCCGCCACGCAGGTGCTGTGTATGCTGGAAGCCGCCCTGCTCACCTTCGTCACCTTTGCGGACATGGCCTCCTACCCCCTGCTCGTGGCCCTCAGCTTGGGGCTCGGCATCATCGGCGCCTTCGACATGACGGCGCGGCAGTCCTCCGTATCGCTCATGGTCACGGACCCGGCGGCCATCAAGAGCGCCGTGGCCCTCAACTCCATGGCCTTCAACATCAGCAAGCTCGTGGGCCCCTCCATCGCGGGGCTGGCCATCTATGCCTGGGGCGAAGGAATCTGCTTCCTCATTTCCGCCCTCACCTACCTGCCCATCATCTACATGCTGATCTTCCAGGTGCGCCTGCGCGAACGGCAGGCCCGCCCCGGCGGCAAGGGAATGCTCAAGGACATTCTGGAAGGCATACGCCATGTGCAGGAGGAATTCTTCCTGCGCCACATCTTCCGGCTGCTGGCCGCGTTCTGCTTCTTCGGGCTGTGCTACAGCGTGCTCTTCCCCATGTTCTCCACCGGCATTCTCGGCGGCGGCTCGCAGACGCTGGGCTGGCTGTTCGGCACCGTGGGCGCGGGCGCGTTCCTCGGCGGGGTGGTGGTTTCCGTGTTCATCGTGCTCAGGCGCATCCCCGCGCTCATCGCGCGCACCTCCGCCATCACCGCCGTTTCGCTCATCGTGTTCAGCTTCTCGGAAAACCTGTGGCTCTCCCTTGCCGCGGCCTTCTTCCTCGGCTTCGGCATCACCACCACCAACATCAGCGTGAACACCCTCTGCCAGACCACCACCACGGACGACTGCCGCAGCCGCGTCATGAGCCTCTACGTCATGTGCACGGCAGGGCTCGGCCCCGTGGGCGGGCTGTTCTTCGGCGCGCTTGCCGACTTCATCGGCGCGCCGCACACCATGCTCTTCTGCGCCCTGGCGCTGTGCGTGTTCATCGCCGTGTTCATGCACAGGCTCCGCCCCATACACCACAGTCTGGTGCAGGCCCTGCTGCACCGCTGA
- a CDS encoding sigma-54-dependent Fis family transcriptional regulator — MTQLPANAANQDVSPWLETLRLMAGEMGPKRPFQTSLTSLLSKLSERHGFLRPHLVLFDPETGMLRLSLAGTQPRANHASYAPGVGVTGKVFATGRSVIVEKLKGDSLFLSLLFERSDEEMERLSFISVPILAPAGDGPLSAREVIGTLNADTEFVSREDLELRRLFLEVAAALIANEAAYLQEELSHQRRLPSSGGGEITAEESRADAFIAQSKVMRHILEQAAHIAQGRAPVLLCGEPGVGKEKLARRIHASSPRSDVPLVVCHCAALPPERLQIELCGYQKGAFLGAMQTQKGLLEQANTGTIFLDAVEALTPPAQESLLRLLKEHTLLRQGGTDPVPVDVRVIAATSAPLDALVEQGRFSAELYARLNVCALHIPPLRERREDIVPLVEHLLLRNADYHSEKIKRISYPALELLTRYFWPGNISELESCLQRAAQYCEDHVIRAGDLPPSLQTAESTATEAGLSLGDAVTRFEKELLVDALIKAGGNMLKAARDLKSSYRIVNYKVKKYGIDPHQFVYRNKNM; from the coding sequence ATGACTCAGCTTCCCGCCAATGCCGCCAATCAGGACGTCAGCCCCTGGCTGGAAACGCTGCGCCTCATGGCCGGCGAAATGGGGCCCAAGCGCCCCTTCCAGACAAGCCTGACCTCCCTTCTGAGCAAACTTTCCGAACGCCACGGCTTTCTGCGCCCCCACCTGGTGCTCTTCGACCCGGAAACCGGTATGCTCCGCCTGAGCCTCGCCGGAACGCAGCCCCGCGCCAACCACGCAAGCTATGCGCCGGGCGTGGGCGTTACGGGCAAGGTGTTCGCCACGGGCCGTTCCGTCATCGTGGAAAAACTGAAGGGCGACTCTTTGTTCCTCAGCCTGCTTTTTGAAAGAAGCGATGAGGAAATGGAACGGCTTTCCTTCATTTCCGTGCCCATCCTCGCCCCCGCGGGCGACGGCCCGCTTTCCGCGCGCGAGGTCATAGGCACCCTGAACGCCGACACCGAATTCGTTTCCCGGGAAGATCTGGAACTGCGCCGTCTCTTTCTGGAAGTGGCCGCCGCGCTCATCGCCAACGAGGCCGCCTACCTTCAGGAGGAACTGAGCCATCAGCGCCGCCTGCCCTCCTCCGGCGGAGGGGAAATCACGGCGGAGGAGTCCCGCGCGGACGCCTTCATCGCCCAGTCCAAGGTGATGCGGCATATTCTGGAACAGGCCGCGCACATCGCCCAGGGCCGCGCCCCGGTGCTGCTGTGCGGGGAACCGGGCGTGGGCAAGGAAAAGCTGGCAAGGCGCATCCATGCCTCGAGCCCCAGAAGCGACGTGCCGCTTGTGGTGTGCCACTGCGCCGCCCTGCCCCCGGAACGGCTGCAGATTGAGCTTTGCGGCTACCAGAAAGGCGCGTTCCTCGGCGCCATGCAGACGCAGAAGGGCCTTCTGGAACAGGCCAATACCGGCACCATCTTCCTGGATGCGGTGGAAGCCCTTACCCCGCCTGCGCAGGAAAGCCTGCTGCGCCTTCTGAAGGAACACACCCTTCTGCGCCAGGGCGGCACCGATCCCGTGCCCGTGGATGTGCGCGTCATCGCCGCCACAAGCGCTCCGCTGGACGCGCTTGTGGAACAGGGCCGCTTTTCGGCGGAACTGTATGCGCGCCTCAACGTCTGCGCCCTGCACATTCCCCCGCTGCGTGAGCGCAGGGAAGACATCGTGCCCCTGGTGGAACACCTGCTTTTGCGCAACGCCGACTACCACAGCGAAAAAATCAAGCGCATTTCCTACCCTGCGCTGGAACTGCTCACCCGCTACTTCTGGCCCGGCAACATCTCGGAACTGGAAAGCTGCCTCCAGCGCGCCGCCCAGTACTGCGAAGATCACGTCATCCGCGCGGGCGATCTGCCGCCTTCGCTGCAGACGGCGGAAAGCACGGCCACGGAAGCGGGCCTTTCCCTCGGCGACGCCGTGACCCGCTTTGAAAAGGAACTGCTTGTGGACGCCCTCATCAAGGCGGGCGGCAACATGCTCAAGGCCGCGCGCGACTTGAAGTCGAGCTACCGCATCGTGAACTACAAGGTGAAAAAATACGGCATCGACCCGCACCAGTTCGTATACCGCAACAAAAACATGTAA
- a CDS encoding radical SAM protein has protein sequence MATSHPRPHMLLADKDGRIFDDPDLLMLCRKGKEWTLPRPDELMPLPPESELFLLPGRHAVGLDPETGETLEVEELAVAAFIAPAHTLTGHPVYVTDEDAPTLPLFAYAAVGMIGDRFYVCAKKVDEDPRQIFTGIPQKKINRAARELMAKFPDNRFIRHLMQNCVLKYGCPAAKNLAIGRYEAPIPTSRVCNARCVGCISHKNEDSTLCATPQDRLTFTPKADEILEMMFHHMKNEPHPIFSFGQGCEGEPLTEAPLLLEVVKRFRAEGGHGTINLNSNASMPDEVAKLAEAGLTSLRVSMNSAREDVYGRYYRPRSFTFADVRRSIKEASGRGVFVSLNLLYFPGITDCEEEIEALVELINTCGVSFIQLRNLNIDPELYMKLLEGISFGPSVGLVNFRKRLKKYCPGLSFGYFNPYRGDGEGEEAKDSADSGDA, from the coding sequence ATGGCCACTTCCCACCCCCGTCCGCACATGCTTCTGGCCGATAAAGACGGCCGTATTTTCGACGACCCCGACCTGCTCATGCTCTGCCGCAAGGGCAAGGAATGGACGCTGCCGCGCCCCGACGAGCTCATGCCCCTGCCCCCCGAAAGCGAGCTTTTCCTGCTGCCGGGCCGCCATGCCGTGGGGCTGGACCCGGAAACCGGGGAAACGCTGGAAGTGGAGGAACTTGCCGTGGCCGCCTTCATCGCGCCGGCGCACACCCTTACCGGCCACCCCGTGTATGTGACGGACGAGGACGCCCCCACCCTGCCGCTTTTCGCCTATGCCGCCGTGGGCATGATAGGCGACCGCTTCTACGTCTGCGCCAAGAAGGTGGACGAAGACCCGCGCCAGATATTCACCGGCATTCCGCAGAAGAAAATCAACAGGGCCGCGCGCGAGCTCATGGCCAAATTCCCGGACAACCGCTTCATCCGGCACCTCATGCAGAACTGCGTGCTGAAGTACGGCTGCCCTGCGGCCAAGAACCTGGCCATAGGCCGCTATGAGGCGCCCATTCCCACCTCGCGCGTGTGCAACGCCCGCTGCGTGGGCTGCATTTCCCACAAGAACGAGGATTCCACCCTCTGCGCCACCCCGCAGGACCGCCTTACCTTCACCCCGAAGGCGGACGAAATCCTCGAAATGATGTTCCACCATATGAAAAACGAACCGCATCCCATCTTCTCCTTCGGGCAGGGCTGCGAGGGCGAACCTCTTACCGAGGCTCCGCTGCTTCTGGAAGTGGTGAAGAGATTCCGCGCGGAAGGCGGGCACGGCACCATCAACCTGAATTCCAACGCCTCCATGCCGGACGAGGTGGCCAAACTTGCGGAAGCTGGCCTCACCTCGCTTCGCGTGAGCATGAACAGCGCGCGCGAAGACGTGTACGGCCGCTATTACCGGCCGCGGAGCTTCACCTTTGCCGACGTGCGCCGCTCCATTAAGGAAGCAAGCGGCCGCGGGGTGTTCGTTTCTCTGAACCTGCTCTATTTCCCCGGCATCACCGACTGCGAGGAGGAAATAGAGGCCCTTGTGGAACTCATCAACACCTGCGGCGTGAGCTTCATTCAACTGCGCAACCTGAACATCGACCCCGAGCTTTACATGAAGCTTCTGGAAGGCATCAGCTTCGGGCCTTCCGTGGGGCTGGTGAACTTCAGAAAACGCCTGAAGAAGTACTGCCCCGGCCTCAGCTTCGGCTACTTCAACCCCTACCGGGGCGACGGTGAAGGCGAAGAGGCCAAGGATTCCGCCGATTCCGGCGACGCATAA
- a CDS encoding LexA family transcriptional regulator, with the protein MSNATPDTLDRLLQGAGLRRDSQLAEILGVSPQAVSQARRKGKIPDGWVLKVAAQYGLSTDWIFFGRGEASASPAHALPEEAKKSALREEAHTPGESFFGEVGSGQDSIGLVMVPLVAARLAAGKGSLETDGEVLSYFSFRQDWLCRKGDPSKMVLMKVCGDSMEPDIRHGDMVLVDQGKCQIYGHAIYAMGINEEIYIKQVETLPGGRLVLRSRNPEYSPISVDLHGDLADSVRVIGRVIWCCREI; encoded by the coding sequence ATGAGCAACGCAACACCTGATACACTCGATCGTCTCCTTCAAGGGGCCGGGCTTCGCCGCGACAGTCAGCTCGCCGAGATTCTCGGCGTGTCGCCGCAGGCGGTGAGTCAGGCGCGCCGCAAGGGGAAAATCCCCGACGGCTGGGTTCTGAAAGTAGCCGCGCAGTACGGCCTTTCCACGGACTGGATTTTCTTCGGCCGGGGCGAGGCCTCCGCCAGCCCGGCTCATGCTCTGCCGGAGGAGGCGAAGAAAAGCGCCCTCCGGGAAGAGGCGCACACCCCGGGAGAAAGCTTTTTCGGGGAAGTGGGTTCCGGGCAGGATTCCATCGGGCTTGTCATGGTGCCGCTCGTGGCGGCGCGGCTTGCCGCGGGCAAGGGCAGCCTGGAAACCGACGGCGAGGTGCTTTCCTACTTTTCCTTCCGGCAGGACTGGCTGTGCCGCAAGGGCGATCCTTCCAAAATGGTGCTCATGAAGGTATGCGGCGACAGCATGGAACCCGACATCCGGCACGGCGACATGGTGCTGGTGGATCAGGGCAAATGCCAGATTTACGGCCATGCCATCTATGCCATGGGCATCAATGAGGAAATCTACATCAAGCAGGTGGAAACCCTGCCCGGCGGGCGTCTGGTGCTCCGAAGCCGCAACCCCGAGTACTCGCCCATCAGCGTAGATCTTCACGGCGACCTTGCCGACAGCGTGCGCGTCATCGGCCGCGTCATCTGGTGCTGCCGGGAGATATAG
- a CDS encoding DnaA ATPase domain-containing protein, with product MKEIWSSILKELGGRLPEGKFKVFLEPLKGDVVRLPQTDRSGGQGLLIVPAPAVEWEVRLTAMNDFMAAQVREQFSQAIAEVASSLLGGRARVVVRASSSRKKAELPRPATLEQVAASIPSTAPAVLMADKQLDLPIPLPRVRAFNPAVMKGWKHSFEDFVVGPCNQIAYAAASNILAASAPVDMVFLCAGAGLGKTHLTQAVGRALSLEADKRQVRMEYLTAEEFTSQFVQAMKYKTIDQFKERFRDLDMLLLEDVHFLRGKDRTQEELLSTIKNLQDHGGRVVLTSSFAPRDLAGVDSQLVSRFCSGFVASMERPNRDTRLHILKEKARRQCMVLPSAVADLLADRITGDVRLLESCLHNLMLQSQFMGHTVTEEMAIDVIRNVARTSPSLSLEDVVELICRSFNLTSAQLCSKSRRQNLVVARNTAFFLLRKHTDLTLEEIGERFNRRHSTVIKGITAVEREMSRHSSLGGQIEHTVSMIERSAMLGC from the coding sequence ATGAAAGAAATCTGGTCCTCCATACTTAAAGAACTCGGCGGCAGGTTGCCCGAGGGCAAGTTCAAGGTTTTTCTTGAACCGCTCAAAGGCGACGTGGTCAGGTTGCCGCAGACCGACCGCTCCGGCGGGCAGGGGCTTCTCATCGTACCTGCTCCGGCCGTTGAATGGGAAGTCCGGCTCACCGCCATGAACGACTTCATGGCGGCCCAGGTGCGCGAACAGTTTTCCCAGGCCATTGCCGAAGTCGCCTCTTCCCTTCTCGGCGGCAGGGCCAGGGTGGTGGTGCGCGCCTCCTCCTCCCGCAAGAAGGCCGAGCTTCCCCGTCCCGCCACGCTGGAACAGGTGGCGGCCTCCATTCCTTCCACGGCGCCTGCCGTGCTCATGGCCGACAAGCAGCTCGATCTGCCCATTCCCCTTCCCCGCGTGCGCGCCTTCAACCCCGCGGTGATGAAGGGCTGGAAGCATTCGTTTGAAGATTTCGTGGTCGGCCCCTGCAATCAGATAGCCTATGCCGCCGCAAGCAACATTCTTGCCGCGAGCGCCCCTGTGGACATGGTGTTTCTGTGCGCGGGCGCGGGCCTGGGCAAAACGCATCTCACCCAGGCCGTGGGCCGCGCCCTCAGCCTCGAGGCGGACAAGCGCCAGGTACGCATGGAATACCTCACGGCGGAGGAATTCACCTCGCAGTTCGTGCAGGCCATGAAGTACAAGACCATCGACCAGTTCAAGGAACGCTTCCGCGATCTGGACATGCTGCTTCTGGAAGACGTGCATTTCCTGCGCGGCAAGGACCGCACGCAGGAAGAGCTTCTTTCCACCATCAAGAACCTTCAGGATCACGGCGGCCGCGTGGTGCTCACAAGCTCCTTTGCTCCGCGCGACCTTGCAGGGGTGGATTCCCAGCTCGTTTCCCGTTTCTGCTCCGGCTTCGTGGCCAGCATGGAACGCCCGAACCGCGACACGCGCCTGCATATCCTCAAGGAAAAGGCCCGCCGTCAGTGCATGGTTCTGCCTTCCGCCGTGGCCGACCTTCTGGCCGACCGCATCACCGGCGACGTGCGCCTGCTGGAAAGCTGCCTGCACAACCTCATGCTGCAGTCGCAGTTCATGGGGCATACCGTTACGGAAGAAATGGCCATCGACGTCATCCGCAACGTGGCCCGCACCAGCCCCAGCCTCAGCCTCGAAGACGTGGTGGAGCTCATCTGCCGCAGCTTCAATCTCACCTCCGCGCAGCTGTGCTCCAAGTCCCGCCGCCAGAATCTCGTGGTGGCGCGCAATACCGCCTTCTTCCTTCTGCGCAAGCATACCGACCTCACGCTCGAGGAAATAGGCGAACGCTTCAACCGCAGGCATTCCACGGTCATCAAGGGCATTACCGCCGTAGAACGCGAAATGAGCCGCCATTCCTCCCTGGGCGGCCAGATAGAACACACCGTTTCCATGATAGAACGCTCGGCCATGCTGGGCTGCTGA
- a CDS encoding AEC family transporter, whose product MSGIFSALITVFGIMFLGLLAERRRILAPTMALCLNQFVYWISLPALIFTQMCTIPLGGAQPFVWGTLAASLLCYLAAYLLFSRLWKKHDAETVIRTLAAVFPNAAFFGLPFIFMVFPGNEEAVTAGMLGALLYTGVFLIADASLDMFSSSGRERKGLGRRLLKELTHNPMLVSAIIGALLGFSGLPVPRAVISIADMLGSTAAPCALFGMGMVLSAQLSGTPGGGGAFSRRNLAVITVSKLLLQPLITFLALFSAGCPAIAVAVGTVTAAMPTGTMVYILGERYRACPTEASMTVIVTTLLSLLSLPAVMFALQLAGMV is encoded by the coding sequence ATGTCCGGCATCTTCTCCGCCCTCATCACCGTGTTCGGCATCATGTTCCTCGGTCTTCTGGCCGAACGCCGCCGTATTCTCGCGCCCACCATGGCGCTGTGCCTCAACCAGTTCGTGTACTGGATAAGCCTGCCCGCCCTCATCTTCACGCAGATGTGCACCATTCCCTTGGGCGGGGCGCAGCCCTTCGTATGGGGGACGCTCGCGGCCTCCCTCCTCTGCTATCTTGCGGCCTACCTCCTCTTTTCCCGCCTGTGGAAAAAGCACGACGCGGAAACCGTCATCCGCACGCTGGCCGCCGTGTTCCCCAACGCCGCCTTCTTCGGCCTGCCCTTCATCTTCATGGTCTTTCCCGGCAACGAGGAGGCCGTCACCGCGGGTATGCTGGGCGCGCTGCTCTATACGGGCGTGTTCCTCATCGCCGACGCCTCGCTGGACATGTTCTCTTCGTCCGGCAGGGAACGGAAGGGACTCGGCAGGCGGCTTCTCAAGGAACTCACCCACAACCCCATGCTCGTTTCCGCCATCATCGGCGCGCTGCTCGGCTTCTCCGGCCTGCCCGTGCCCAGAGCCGTCATCAGCATTGCCGACATGCTCGGTTCCACGGCCGCGCCCTGCGCCCTGTTCGGCATGGGCATGGTGCTTTCGGCCCAGCTTTCCGGCACGCCCGGAGGCGGAGGCGCGTTCAGCCGCAGAAATCTTGCCGTCATCACCGTTTCCAAGCTTCTGCTTCAGCCGCTTATCACCTTCCTTGCGCTCTTTTCCGCGGGCTGCCCCGCCATTGCCGTGGCCGTAGGTACCGTGACCGCGGCCATGCCCACGGGAACCATGGTCTACATTCTCGGGGAACGCTACCGCGCCTGCCCCACGGAAGCTTCCATGACCGTCATCGTCACCACGCTCCTTTCCCTGCTTTCCCTGCCCGCCGTCATGTTCGCGCTGCAGCTTGCAGGCATGGTATGA